A portion of the Lolium rigidum isolate FL_2022 chromosome 1, APGP_CSIRO_Lrig_0.1, whole genome shotgun sequence genome contains these proteins:
- the LOC124683552 gene encoding flavin-containing monooxygenase FMO GS-OX-like 4 encodes MPSRSLHVAVIGAGAAGLVAARELRREGHWPVVFERAAGVGGTWLYDPAASADLLGAGAVHSSVYASLRTNLSRECFGFSDFPFIADEGGEGDGDRRRFPGHQEVLRYLQEFARRFDLYGMVRLRTEVVSVRREASASWRVTSHSTSELAGSGGPVEEVFDAVVVCNGHFVTPRLNLAILCAGIGSWPGKQMHSHSYRVPEAFHGQVVVVVGYATSGFDISRDIAGVASEVHVAAATCVEMQRTARPNLWLHPMIERAEADGSVVFQDGNRVKADAIIHCTGYKYSYPFLDEEVVGISVDDNRVGPLYEHVFPPHLAPQISFIGLPFRVYFFPLFELQSNWVAGILSGRIELPSQEKMTEDVAEFYSKMEARGCPKRLTHDFGALQFEYEDWVAEQCGKDMMEGWRKAMYLAARKNMVDRPENWRDEWEDTHLLSQAYQDLTKYL; translated from the exons ATGCCATCACGATCGCTCCACGTCGCCGTGATCGGCGCGGGAGCCGCCGGCCTGGTGGCGGCACGTGAGCTGCGGCGCGAGGGCCACTGGCCCGTCGTCTTCGAGCGCGCCGCCGGCGTGGGTGGCACGTGGCTCTACGAcccggccgcctccgccgacctgctcggcgccggcgccgtccaCTCGAGCGTCTACGCGTCCCTCCGCACCAACCTGTCCCGCGAGTGCTTTGGCTTCTCCGACTTCCCATTCATCGCCGATGAAGGCGGCGAAGGCGACGGCGACCGGCGCAGGTTCCCCGGCCACCAGGAGGTGCTCCGCTACCTCCAGGAGTTCGCACGGCGGTTCGACCTTTACGGAATGGTGCGGCTCCGCACGGAGGTGGTCAGCGTCCGCAGGGAAGCCAGCGCGAGCTGGAGGGTGACGTCGCACTCGACCTCGGAGCTCGCAGGGAGCGGCGGACCAGTGGAGGAGGTGTTCGACGCCGTCGTGGTCTGCAACGGCCACTTCGTCACGCCTCGC CTTAATTTAGCGATTTTGTGTGCAGGCATCGGTAGTTGGCCTGGGAAGCAGATGCATAGCCATAGCTACCGCGTGCCTGAAGCATTTCACGGCCAA GTTGTGGTGGTTGTAGGATATGCGACCAGTGGATTTGACATTTCGAGGGACATCGCCGGTGTCGCCAGTGAGGTCCATGTTGCGGCTGCCACCTGCGTAGAAATGCAACGTACGGCACGTCCCAACCTATGGCTGCATCCCATG ATCGAGCGTGCGGAGGCAGATGGTAGCGTGGTGTTCCAAGATGGCAATCGCGTCAAAGCTGATGCCATCATCCATTGTACTGG ATATAAATATAGCTACCCGTTCCTCGATGAGGAGGTTGTTGGTATCAGTGTGGACGACAACCGTGTGGGCCCGTTGTACGAGCATGTGTTCCCGCCACACTTGGCTCCCCAAATCTCATTTATCGGACTGCCCTTCAGAG TATATTTTTTTCCATTGTTCGAACTCCAAAGCAATTGGGTTGCTGGAATTCTGTCGGGAAGGATCGAGCTCCCGTCGCAAGAGAAGATGACGGAGGATGTTGCCGAATTTTACTCCAAAATGGAAGCTCGCGGTTGCCCGAAAAGGCTCACCCATGACTTCGGAGCAT TGCAGTTTGAGTATGAGGACTGGGTGGCGGAACAATGCGGGAAGGATATGATGGAGGGGTGGAGGAAAGCAATGTACCTAGCGGCAAGGAAGAACATGGTAGATCGCCCGGAAAATTGGCGAGATGAATGGGAAGACACTCACTTGTTATCACAGGCATACCAAGATTTAACCAAGTATTTATAA